A window of Elusimicrobiota bacterium contains these coding sequences:
- the rplL gene encoding 50S ribosomal protein L7/L12, whose translation MAKCTADDVLESIDAWTVLDVHKLVKGLEDKYGITAAPAAVAVAAGGGAAGAAPAAEEKTSFSVVLMGAGAAKINVIKVVRELTGLGLKEAKDLVEAAPKPVKEGLDKAAAEDMKKKLVDVGATVEVK comes from the coding sequence ATGGCAAAGTGCACAGCAGACGACGTCCTCGAATCCATCGACGCATGGACCGTTTTGGACGTACACAAGCTCGTCAAGGGCTTGGAAGATAAATACGGAATCACCGCGGCTCCCGCGGCGGTCGCGGTGGCGGCCGGTGGCGGAGCGGCGGGCGCGGCCCCGGCGGCCGAAGAGAAGACGAGTTTCTCCGTCGTTCTCATGGGCGCGGGCGCGGCGAAGATCAACGTCATTAAAGTCGTCCGCGAGCTCACGGGCCTCGGCTTGAAAGAAGCCAAGGATCTCGTCGAAGCGGCGCCGAAGCCGGTGAAGGAAGGTTTGGACAAAGCCGCCGCCGAAGACATGAAGAAGAAGTTGGTGGACGTCGGCGCCACGGTTGAAGTGAAATAA